One genomic window of Gallaecimonas sp. GXIMD4217 includes the following:
- a CDS encoding DUF2789 domain-containing protein, whose amino-acid sequence MESALHSLAELFAQLGLDNDPQAIEGFIQQHKGLNARTALPDAAFWNHAQASFLREGLSDDSDWAELIDELDVRLR is encoded by the coding sequence ATGGAATCAGCACTGCATTCGCTGGCCGAACTTTTTGCCCAATTGGGCCTCGACAACGATCCCCAGGCCATCGAGGGTTTCATCCAGCAGCACAAGGGCCTGAACGCCCGTACCGCCCTGCCCGATGCCGCGTTCTGGAACCATGCCCAGGCCAGCTTCCTGCGCGAGGGCCTGAGTGACGATTCCGACTGGGCCGAGCTGATCGATGAACTGGACGTGCGTTTGCGCTAG
- a CDS encoding GNAT family N-acetyltransferase, translating into MSTAEAHQLRAQWLTAEDMRVAATILYQAYHDDPLFMSLFQSTKADYESRLRAAIREELQYLWQTKQRVLGLFEGDRLIAVACLVSEPQSAGKIWSWRFKMLLTAGLGSTQQWLGLEVDLIRAVGEQNFDWLAFIAVAPVNQRQGTGRLLLDAAIGASRESGASCLALVLSQPQLADFFAAQGFGVQGQLAFAGQELALLVSRGE; encoded by the coding sequence ATGAGTACCGCCGAAGCCCACCAGCTCAGAGCCCAATGGTTGACCGCCGAAGACATGCGGGTGGCCGCCACCATCCTCTACCAGGCCTACCATGACGACCCGCTGTTCATGTCCCTGTTTCAAAGTACCAAGGCGGACTACGAGAGCCGGCTGCGGGCGGCCATCCGCGAGGAGCTGCAGTACCTCTGGCAAACCAAGCAGCGGGTGCTGGGGCTCTTCGAGGGGGACAGGCTCATTGCCGTGGCCTGCCTGGTTAGTGAACCCCAGTCGGCCGGCAAGATATGGAGTTGGCGCTTCAAGATGCTGTTGACTGCGGGCCTTGGCAGCACCCAGCAGTGGTTGGGACTGGAGGTGGATCTGATCCGGGCCGTGGGCGAGCAGAACTTCGACTGGCTGGCCTTTATCGCGGTTGCACCCGTCAACCAGCGCCAGGGCACGGGCAGGTTGCTGCTGGACGCCGCCATCGGTGCCAGCCGCGAGTCGGGCGCCTCCTGCCTGGCCCTGGTGCTGAGCCAACCGCAACTGGCGGACTTCTTTGCCGCCCAGGGCTTTGGGGTCCAGGGGCAGCTGGCTTTCGCCGGCCAGGAGCTGGCGCTGCTGGTAAGCAGAGGCGAATGA